In Salana multivorans, a single genomic region encodes these proteins:
- a CDS encoding phage holin family protein: protein MKELFWRTVATAVGVWVADSMIRGIAVTEAETWWQQVLVYLVVGLVLAIVQMFVKPLVQALTFVLYILTLGLFGIVVNALMLLLCSWLTSHFSWGITVDGFWPAAVLGGLVIAITTSIVTIFLPRPGRGDSRR from the coding sequence ATGAAGGAGCTCTTCTGGCGCACCGTCGCCACCGCCGTCGGGGTGTGGGTCGCGGACTCGATGATCCGCGGCATCGCCGTCACCGAGGCCGAGACCTGGTGGCAGCAGGTGCTCGTCTACCTCGTGGTCGGCCTCGTCCTCGCCATCGTCCAGATGTTCGTGAAGCCGCTGGTCCAGGCGCTCACGTTCGTCCTCTACATCCTCACGCTCGGCCTGTTCGGGATCGTCGTGAACGCCCTCATGCTCCTGCTCTGCTCGTGGCTCACGAGCCACTTCTCCTGGGGCATCACGGTCGACGGCTTCTGGCCGGCAGCCGTGCTCGGTGGTCTGGTCATCGCCATCACGACGAGCATCGTGACGATCTTCCTTCCCCGGCCGGGGCGGGGCGACTCGCGCCGCTGA
- a CDS encoding aminotransferase class I/II-fold pyridoxal phosphate-dependent enzyme, producing MAKVRLRESIAQLPAYVPGARPDGAMVEKLSSNENPFPPLPGVVAAVSDAAADLNRYPDLAASRLVGELATRFALEPDHVVVGNGSVAVLETLLHALLEPGDEVVYAWRSFEAYPIAVAVAGGISVPVPLTADARHDLPAMAAAVTERTKAVIVCSPNNPTGTAATHGEVRDLLDALPEGVLVLLDEAYVEFVRGPERKSADEDGADEARGEDEAGLARAGGDRAEADANEDDHGNAAGDRAEGVDNGTHDDATRPLDALALLRADPRVVVLRTFSKAYGLAGLRVGYALARPRIAKGLRAAGTPFGVNALAQVAAVESLRAETELFARVQELVEERERMVLALRAAGWDIPEAQGNFVWFPVGERTGLLAEAFSRAGLIVRPFAGDGVRVSIGDPEANDAVIAVAAEFLATQ from the coding sequence ATGGCCAAGGTCCGCCTCCGTGAGTCGATCGCCCAGCTGCCCGCCTACGTCCCGGGCGCCCGGCCCGACGGCGCGATGGTGGAGAAGCTCTCCTCCAACGAGAACCCGTTCCCTCCCCTGCCCGGCGTCGTCGCCGCCGTCTCGGACGCCGCAGCCGATCTCAACCGCTACCCCGACCTCGCCGCGAGCCGGCTCGTGGGGGAGCTCGCGACGCGGTTCGCGCTGGAGCCGGACCACGTCGTCGTCGGCAACGGGTCGGTCGCCGTGCTCGAGACGCTCCTCCACGCGCTGCTCGAGCCCGGCGACGAGGTCGTCTACGCCTGGCGCTCGTTCGAGGCGTACCCGATCGCGGTGGCGGTCGCGGGCGGGATCTCCGTTCCCGTGCCGCTGACCGCCGACGCCCGGCACGACCTTCCCGCGATGGCCGCGGCCGTGACCGAGCGGACGAAGGCCGTCATCGTCTGCTCGCCGAACAACCCGACCGGGACCGCCGCCACCCACGGCGAGGTCCGCGACCTGCTCGACGCGCTTCCGGAGGGCGTGCTCGTGCTGCTCGACGAGGCCTACGTCGAGTTCGTCCGCGGCCCCGAGCGGAAGAGCGCGGACGAGGACGGCGCGGACGAGGCCCGCGGAGAGGACGAGGCGGGCCTGGCACGGGCCGGCGGCGACCGAGCGGAGGCCGACGCCAACGAGGACGACCACGGGAACGCGGCCGGCGACCGCGCGGAGGGCGTCGACAACGGCACGCACGACGACGCGACCCGCCCACTCGACGCCCTGGCCCTGCTGCGCGCGGACCCGCGCGTCGTGGTGCTGCGGACGTTCTCCAAGGCGTACGGCCTCGCGGGGCTGCGGGTCGGGTACGCGCTCGCGAGACCGCGGATCGCGAAGGGCCTCCGCGCGGCGGGCACGCCGTTCGGGGTCAACGCGCTCGCCCAGGTGGCGGCCGTCGAGTCCCTGCGGGCCGAGACCGAGCTGTTCGCCCGGGTCCAGGAGCTCGTCGAGGAGCGCGAGCGGATGGTGCTCGCGCTCCGGGCGGCGGGCTGGGACATCCCGGAGGCGCAGGGCAACTTCGTCTGGTTCCCGGTCGGCGAGCGCACCGGACTGCTCGCCGAGGCGTTCTCGCGGGCTGGGCTCATCGTGCGGCCCTTCGCCGGCGACGGCGTGCGCGTGTCGATCGGCGACCCCGAGGCCAACGACGCCGTGATCGCCGTCGCGGCGGAGTTCCTCGCCACGCAGTAG
- a CDS encoding thiamine pyrophosphate-dependent dehydrogenase E1 component subunit alpha: MSDVPLDHRAPQADQPGTAPTGPTHPDPCDVAGTVRFLAPDGTRLDQAQLDAREVPESMRAVVDGLSTPELRELYREMVLTRALDGEATSLQRQGELALWPECRGQEGAQIGSAHALRPRDHVFPSYREHGVALSRGVGPGELLHLFRAIDHGGWDPTAYGFHLYTLVIGSHALHATGYAMGIQRDGDVGTGDPERDRAVVVYFGDGATAQGDVNEALVFAATTSAPVVFFIQNNHWAISAPTAVQTTVPLVERASGFGIPGIRVDGNDVLASRAATEVALERARSGRGPVLIEAVTYRMGAHTTSDDPTRYRERAEEDAWRGRDPINRLATLLLAEGHADESYFAEVGEEATHLTAELRAYCRSLTPPPVESMFEHVYATPHPDVEADRAWYAEYAASFVTEGE; the protein is encoded by the coding sequence ATGTCCGACGTCCCCCTCGACCACCGCGCGCCGCAGGCCGACCAGCCCGGGACGGCGCCGACCGGTCCCACGCACCCCGACCCCTGCGACGTCGCGGGAACGGTGCGGTTCCTCGCCCCCGACGGGACGCGCCTCGACCAGGCGCAGCTCGACGCGCGCGAGGTGCCGGAGAGCATGCGAGCCGTCGTCGACGGCCTCTCCACCCCCGAGCTGCGCGAGCTGTACCGCGAGATGGTGCTCACCCGCGCCCTGGACGGCGAGGCCACGAGCCTGCAGCGTCAGGGAGAGCTCGCGCTGTGGCCCGAGTGCCGCGGCCAGGAGGGCGCCCAGATCGGGTCCGCCCACGCGCTGCGGCCTCGGGACCACGTCTTCCCGTCCTACCGGGAGCACGGCGTTGCGCTCTCCCGCGGCGTCGGACCGGGCGAGCTGCTCCACCTGTTCCGCGCCATCGACCACGGCGGCTGGGACCCCACCGCCTACGGCTTCCACCTCTACACGCTCGTCATCGGCTCGCACGCCCTGCACGCCACCGGCTACGCCATGGGCATCCAGCGGGACGGCGACGTCGGCACGGGCGACCCCGAGCGCGACCGCGCCGTCGTCGTCTACTTCGGCGACGGCGCCACGGCGCAGGGCGACGTCAACGAGGCCCTCGTCTTCGCGGCGACCACCAGCGCGCCCGTCGTCTTCTTCATCCAGAACAACCACTGGGCCATCTCGGCACCGACCGCCGTCCAGACCACGGTCCCGCTCGTCGAGCGCGCGTCCGGCTTCGGCATCCCCGGCATCCGCGTCGACGGCAACGACGTCCTCGCCTCCCGCGCCGCGACCGAGGTCGCGCTCGAGCGCGCCCGCTCCGGCCGGGGTCCGGTCCTCATCGAGGCCGTGACCTACCGGATGGGCGCGCACACGACGTCGGACGACCCGACCCGCTACCGGGAGCGCGCGGAGGAGGATGCCTGGCGCGGGCGTGACCCGATCAACCGCCTCGCCACGCTGCTGCTGGCCGAGGGCCACGCGGACGAGTCCTACTTCGCCGAGGTCGGCGAGGAGGCCACGCACCTCACCGCCGAGCTGCGCGCGTACTGCCGCTCGCTCACGCCGCCGCCGGTCGAGTCCATGTTCGAGCACGTCTACGCGACTCCGCACCCGGACGTCGAGGCCGACCGCGCCTGGTACGCCGAGTACGCCGCGTCGTTCGTGACGGAGGGGGAGTGA
- a CDS encoding alpha-ketoacid dehydrogenase subunit beta: MSTQLQTTTPAPAGADVAPAGDAGQRRATRIPLAKALNEGLRRSLATDPSVMLMGEDIGQLGGVFRITDGLQAEFGPQRVVDSPLAESGIVGTAIGLALAGYRPVLEIQFDGFVFPAFDQITTQLAKMHYRSRGRLELPIVIRIPYGGHIGAIEHHSESPEAYFAHTAGLRVVTPANPHDAYTMIQQAIASPDPVVFLEPKGHYWDKAEVDLTDEGAPDVGPDGWASLHRARTVRAGEDLTIAAYGPTVPLALAAAKVAAEEGRDVEVIDLRSIAPLDTETVVESVERTGRLVVVHEAPTQHGIGAELASRVTERCFHSLESPVLRVGGFFTPFPPSSIEKEYLPSLDRVLDAVDRAFSY; encoded by the coding sequence ATGTCGACGCAGCTCCAGACCACCACGCCCGCGCCCGCGGGGGCCGACGTCGCCCCCGCCGGTGACGCGGGGCAGCGACGCGCCACCCGCATCCCGCTGGCCAAGGCGCTCAACGAGGGGCTGCGCCGCTCGCTCGCCACGGACCCGAGCGTCATGCTCATGGGGGAGGACATCGGCCAGCTCGGCGGCGTCTTCCGGATCACGGACGGTCTGCAGGCGGAGTTCGGCCCGCAGCGCGTCGTCGACTCCCCGCTGGCGGAGTCCGGGATCGTCGGCACGGCGATCGGGCTCGCGCTCGCGGGCTACCGCCCCGTCCTGGAGATCCAGTTCGACGGGTTCGTGTTCCCCGCCTTCGACCAGATCACGACGCAGCTCGCCAAGATGCACTACCGCTCGCGCGGCCGCCTCGAGCTCCCGATCGTCATCCGGATCCCCTACGGCGGCCACATCGGCGCGATCGAGCACCACAGCGAGTCGCCCGAGGCGTACTTCGCGCACACGGCCGGTCTGCGCGTCGTCACCCCCGCGAACCCGCACGACGCCTACACGATGATCCAGCAGGCCATCGCGTCGCCTGACCCGGTCGTCTTCCTCGAGCCCAAGGGCCACTACTGGGACAAGGCCGAGGTCGACCTGACCGACGAGGGCGCGCCCGACGTCGGCCCCGACGGCTGGGCCTCGCTCCACCGCGCCCGCACCGTCCGCGCCGGCGAGGACCTCACCATCGCGGCGTACGGCCCGACCGTGCCGCTCGCCCTCGCCGCCGCGAAGGTGGCGGCCGAGGAGGGGCGTGACGTCGAGGTCATCGACCTGCGCTCCATCGCGCCGCTCGACACCGAGACGGTCGTGGAGTCGGTCGAGCGCACCGGCCGCCTCGTCGTCGTGCACGAGGCGCCGACGCAGCACGGGATCGGCGCGGAGCTCGCCTCGCGCGTCACCGAGCGGTGCTTCCACAGTCTCGAGTCGCCGGTGCTGCGGGTGGGCGGGTTCTTCACGCCGTTCCCGCCGTCGTCGATCGAGAAGGAGTACCTCCCCTCGCTCGACCGCGTGCTCGACGCCGTCGACCGCGCGTTCAGCTACTGA